The following nucleotide sequence is from Candidatus Woesearchaeota archaeon.
CATATTGATAAAGTAAGAAATATATTATAAATAATTAAAAAAATTATTTTTTTATTCTGCTAACAATTTAACTTTATCAAGATCATATTTCCAATCAGCTGGCAATGCTCCTGAAGATTTATAATACTTAACAACCCGGTTGATTTTAGAAATAGTTAATTGCAATCCGCGTTTAGCAGTCATATCCTGTTTATGAGCGCCCATATGCTTTAACAAAGCAACATTTTTCTTCAATAAACTCATTAATTCTTCGGGAATTTCAGGAGACAATTTTTTGTCATGTAATATATCGGTAACAGATTTTCCTGTAACAACCTTAACACTTGGCACTCCATAAACATCGCGTAAAATCATGCCGATTTCTGAAACAGGATGTTTATCTTTAGCTAATTTTGCCACTAATAATTCAACTTCTGGAGCTTTATAGCGCATCCAGCCAGGAACTTTCTTGATTACAGGTTTTGTTGACCCTGATTTACCCCTTTTTCTTGAGTACATTCTTGCCATAGTCTTACCTCAAATCGCATAAAGATGTGGAGAATAAGTATTTATTTAATCTTATCTCCGGTGTAGACAAGCATGTGCCGATCCACCCATCATGAATAAAAAACCGAGAAGTATTTATAAAGTTATTCTTTAGTTGTACGTAATAAGTTGGGGTTTTAGCACCTACTTTTGTGAAGCTGTTCTTATATTTGCTGTGAGGATTTTTCGGAGTTCCAGAGAGAAAAATCCAATGTTTAATCACATCTCAAAGCTGAACTGGTGCTAAAACCTAAAGAAGACTTATTACGTATCTTTACTTTCAGCATAATGAGCAATTGTTTCTTCAACTAATTTTTCAACAGTGTCTGGATTCATGGCAAATCCAATGCCTTCTGATTCTTGTGTTTTAAACGAGTTAATACCCACTATTCTTCCATTTGCGCTGATTAATGGCCCTCCTGAATTCCCAGGATTAATAGGAACGTCAGTTTGAACAACAGAATAACCATAAGCATTTTTCCGCTTAAGCGAACTAACAATACCTTCAGTGACGGTAAAGTCGAGCCCAAAAGGACTCCCTAAAGCAATTACTTTTTGCCCGACTTTAAGATCTTCTAAATCATCAAATTTAAGGTCAAAAAAAGTGTCATTACTTACTATTTTAAGCACAGCAATGTCAGCAGTATCGCTGTATGACATAATTTTTGCAGCATAGTGTTTGCCTGAAGAAGTAACAACACTTAATTTACTTATACCTTCAATAACATGATAATTAGTTACAACATAGCCATCTTCAGTAACAATGACACCGCTGCCTACTCCCTTATTAGTTCTGACACCAACAACGCCTTTAATAACCGTTTCAATAATGGCAGTAAAACTTTCACTTTTAATATTAATATCAAGTATTTTTGACTCTAGTTCTCCTAATTTTGATTTGCTTTCTTCTTCTAATTGCACTAAATTGGTTGTTAAACCACTGATTTTTTTAGATTGCAGAGATTCAGATTTCTCTAATGCTGTATACAACGCAGCAGTTTTTTCATCTAAAGCTGCTTGCAGCTGTTGATTAACCCCTTGCACTTGATTTTCAAGATCAGATTTTGTAGTAACAAGTTGATCTTGTAAGTTCCCTAACGCTGTATCTAAACGAAGATTCTGCTGGTATTGGTAGTAATAACCATATCCTAACCCTAAAAAGAGTAATAACATAAGAATACTAAAAATAAGTACCTGTCGTTCTTTATGCATGATTAATTTAAACTAAATTACTTAATAAAGGTTACGGATGAAAAAAGATGAAAAAAAATTTATTTCTTCAATACTTTATCATGCAATCCTACTAAAGCATCTAATTTTGGCCCGAAATCACCAAGATGTTCTTGAGTAGTTGCAGTAACCAAACCATCTACACCATAAAGATCTTTTAAAACCTGAAGATGTTCTGGTTGATTCAATTTCAGCATTGCAGCGACAAATTTCGCTCTTATTTCAGGTGAAAGATCTTTTCGTACGACAACAGGATGAGAAGGAACTTTGCCCAATCTTTCAACAGATTTCAATTTTTTACGATCCCCTTCATCAACATATTTTTCTAAAGCATCATGACTGCCGCCAACAACATCAACGGTTCCATCAAGGAGAAGCTGCATTGATTGCTTATAGCCACCTGAAACAACAGTGCTGGTAAATGATTGCTGCAATGCTCTCTCTAAAGCTGGAAAATCATTTCCTTCAACAGTGATCAAGCCTCGTTCAATTAACGTGCCGATAGGCATAACAAAACCACTGGAACCTGTCCAGCTGGTAAATGCAATTTTTTTGCCAATTGCATCATTTAAAGAAGCAATATCACTATCAGCTTGTGCAAAAACTTCAGCATAATAAAAAGGAGAACCGTCCTTAATTTCTGTTAAAACAACTTCTGCGCCGCTTGTTTTATACGCCAACCATGCTGGCCCTCCATCCATGTAAGCCGCATCCAAATGACCAAAACGCAGTCCTTCCATTAATGGTTCATACGCAGTAGGAACAAGAATTTCCACCTTCATTCCCATTTCCTGCTCAAGAAATTTCCCCAATACTTCTGCTTTTGGGGTTAATTCTGCTGCATTTTCAGCAGGAATAAAACCCATTTTAAAAACTTGTTCCTGCTGGCTGCATCCCAATAAAAATAAGCTTGTAAACACCATTATCATAATACTGGTCAAAGTAATTTTCATCATATTTATGCCTTGATAAAATTTCTTCATAAGCAATATAAAAGTTTATTGGTTTAAATGTTTAACTTAAAAATAGAAAAACATTTAAACCAATAAACTTAAATACATTAAGAATAAAGAAGTTTTCGGAGCGAAAAAATGGCAAAACCAATCAGAGCAACACCTACCTTAAAAGGTATTGAAGCAATCAATTTTATTAAAGATGTCCTTGCAGAAGAACAAAGACCAAATAAAGCAAGAGTTAATCTGATAAAAGAAGCATCAAAAACTAAATTTAATTATCAGTAGGTAATTTTAGATCTAAATACATTGGCGTTGTTCCCTTAATTCTTTCTTTTAACATTTTGAAACCAAGTTTTTTATAAAAATGAATTGAATCTAAATCTCTGTTTTCATTCCTTTTAGCATCTAACGTGATAAATCGACAGCCTGCTTTGTCTTGATTTATCTCATTAGCTTTTTGTATTGCAGATAAAATCATAAGAAGTTTTTATGTGTTCCCATTTGGGTTACAAAAATATAAATAGCCCCACGCGGAGATTTGCAGGAGATATTTCTCAAATAAAATTATTAAGAGGAAAAATTTATATAATTAGAATTTTAATTTTATTATTATTATTTTTACAAAAGAGGTTCATTCAAAATGCACACCACAAGAATCACAAAAGAGATTAGCTTCTCAGAATATAACCTCTTGAAAGAGAAATACAACTCAAAGGTGTCTATATGTCCACATGCTGCAAGCCACATAAGTAATTACGACCGAAATATTTATAATCAAGAAGAACTAAAGAAGATATTAGTTAGTGAGAAACCATATTTTATTGGTTATCAAGAAAATGAAAATTATGCAGTTTTTTTCAAGAGAAAAGATTATTATTTAAGAATAGTATTTAAGATTAGAAATAATGAATTGCATATAATCACGTTTATAAATTCCAGAAAAATACCTTATATTGGGAGAATCAAAAATGATAAAGAAACACCTTGATGCATTAGGTATGGGAGAACACTCATATGATTTTGAGAATGATATTTTAACATTTAAGATTAAAGATAGAAATTACTCTCTTTCAGAAGAATTTAATAACTTAGTAATGGATATTGATACAGAAGGTTTTATTACAGGACTAAGAATATTTGATGCTTCTAAAGTATTTAAGTTATCAAAACAGGCTCTGAATTGTATAAAATCATTCGAGTTTCATACAGAGGTTGAGAATAATATCATTAATTTTCAATTACGGTTTCAATATATTTTAAGAAACAAAAAAACAGTTATACAAGGTCAAGATTTTATTAGGGAAGCTACAGACTCAACAATTAAGAATTCTGAAGTAAGTTGTTCTACTGCATAATAAATGTGTTATTTTTTGGTATGATTTTATTGAACTATAACTACTTAGAATTTCATTCATTAAGTCTACTTTTTTATATAAAAAAATTGCGTAAACCAAGAGAAAGTCCCTTGATTTACACAAAAATGCTTATAGCCCCACGCGGATTCGAACCGCGGTCTCCACCTCCAAAGGGTAGAATGATTGGCCACTACACTCCATGAAACGCTTTCTCAAGCTAATTTCTCTATGGGGCTATGTATCGAATCCGCTGGCCATAAACTAGTCGAAACTACCTATTTTTAAATTTAATGCATTCAAGCTGCCATAAGGGGGATAATGATCTCGGAACAAAGAATAGTGAATATTAACTTTCACCCTTGATTCCTTCATCTTCAGTTAATTTTCTCTGCAAACGCCTCGTATTTAAATATCCTAAACTTAATGGTATTAAAGGGATCAGTGGACTAATACCTACCATAGAACCGACATAAAAAACAAGACCTAGAGCATCTCCCGCAGATTTTGCTAGTAAGTAACGTACAGAAGCATATTCATCAGGAGTTAAACCTGGCAGTACTCTTCGATCTGCAAGTGAACCAAAATAAAGGCTTGGTTTTCCACGTCTGTATAAATCATTTCCAATAACTGTCCCAGGTAAATCGAAACCTGATATAAGACCATGAACAAAACCATAGTTTAAAGTCCTCAAGGTTCTAACATCTGGATCATATTTGACACCCTTAAGAACTCCACTAAGAACTCTCTTAAATAAATTCTTCCCAAAATACGCTTCTTCAAAAGCTCGTAAATGCTCATAAGCAAGATATAATTCAGGCAATAAAAATTTAGAAGGATTTTTTACAACGATAACTGAAATATTTTTCGGAGCTGGTTCTTTAAGTTTTAATTCTAAAGTTTCTAGGGTGAAATCTGTTTTAGCAGGAGTTCTTGTTAAACCACATAATAAATCCAAAGATCCAAGATAGATTTCACCATCACCACCAACATAATAAATAAAACAATGCCTATGACGAGGTGTTCCATGTACACGCTCAATAGTTGTATAACTTTGAAGTGTTTGAACATGGAATTCTCCTGAACGATCTATTTCATTGATTTTTTCTTGTAAACGCTGCGCTTCAACACGACGAGGTGCAGTTATCCAACCAAGTTGAACTTGCAATCTTCTTTTTGCAGAACTCGAATCAACGTGAACAACAGGATATTGAGATACTTGATAAGTTGCTCCAGTAACTGAATCAACAATATGCCCACTAACAGTTCCAACACAAGTAATGCCTGGTGAATCACGTATTAACGCCAATGCAGCTTGAAACCCATCTTGAAAAACATGTTCAATTTTAAAACCAATCGCTCTTTTTAATTCAAACAATCGCACTAACTGTTGATCTAGACCAGTGATATAATCAGGGCTGCCTTGTTCTGCAGAAATATCAGTAACTTGTGGAACAAGAATATCATCCAAACCCATTGATCATCCCTTCCATCTCCATAATTTCTTCAATGCTTCCTCTTCCATAAAATGCAAATTACTAGGAATAATAATACAATGCGGTGCTTTGTCAAAATCAAACACTAACAATTCTTTTATTGTACCAACTTTAATTAAATTATCACTGCCAATTCTTGCACAGCCAATAACTAAACTCTCTTCAGAAATAACATCTTCTTTTCGTTTTTGTTCAATAGCCAACAAATACTGCAATCCTTGGTTAACAGTCATAAACTTGTTTTCTGAAGGATGCAGATCAAGCAATAATAAGGTATGCAATCCAATATTCTTGTTCATCTTCACCACATCATAACAAGTTTCAGGCATAAAATTTTTCTCAGGAAAAGTAATGGAAGTAGTTTTGCCATATTTATACAATTGCAATCCAACAACACCGACAGCAGTCATTATAGAAACATTATGAACAACAGAAAAAGGAATCTGCTGTTCTTGAATGCGAAGCAAAAGATCTATATGAGTTGTTGCGCTTAATGCATCACCAATAACAAGCAGGGCAACATTCTTAGTTTTTGCTTGTTCAATAATCTTATTCTGATCAGCTTCAACATCATCTCTGGTTACAAGTATAATCTGTTTACCATAAAAGGCTTCTAAATCATCAACACTGCACGGCAAAAGAGAAGTATAACACTCTAAGTAAACTATATCTGCTTTTTTAACAAGCTCAAGACCTTTTACCGTGATATCTTTCTCAGTTCCTAAACCAATGCCAATAAGATGTAATGCCATAGTAGTGAAAGAACAGCTGTCTTTTTATAAAGCTTGGCTCTTTAATAGATTAAATCTTCAAAAACATTTAAGAATATTAGTATCTGAAATTCCGCGTTCCATGGACATAGTTAAGAAACTACTGTTTATAAACATTAAGACTAATTGCGGCTCTGGTGAAAATGTAGTTTTTGGCATCTTTTTGTGAGGCTCT
It contains:
- a CDS encoding 30S ribosomal protein S15; translation: MARMYSRKRGKSGSTKPVIKKVPGWMRYKAPEVELLVAKLAKDKHPVSEIGMILRDVYGVPSVKVVTGKSVTDILHDKKLSPEIPEELMSLLKKNVALLKHMGAHKQDMTAKRGLQLTISKINRVVKYYKSSGALPADWKYDLDKVKLLAE
- a CDS encoding trypsin-like peptidase domain-containing protein yields the protein MHKERQVLIFSILMLLLFLGLGYGYYYQYQQNLRLDTALGNLQDQLVTTKSDLENQVQGVNQQLQAALDEKTAALYTALEKSESLQSKKISGLTTNLVQLEEESKSKLGELESKILDINIKSESFTAIIETVIKGVVGVRTNKGVGSGVIVTEDGYVVTNYHVIEGISKLSVVTSSGKHYAAKIMSYSDTADIAVLKIVSNDTFFDLKFDDLEDLKVGQKVIALGSPFGLDFTVTEGIVSSLKRKNAYGYSVVQTDVPINPGNSGGPLISANGRIVGINSFKTQESEGIGFAMNPDTVEKLVEETIAHYAESKDT
- a CDS encoding phosphate/phosphite/phosphonate ABC transporter substrate-binding protein, whose product is MKKFYQGINMMKITLTSIMIMVFTSLFLLGCSQQEQVFKMGFIPAENAAELTPKAEVLGKFLEQEMGMKVEILVPTAYEPLMEGLRFGHLDAAYMDGGPAWLAYKTSGAEVVLTEIKDGSPFYYAEVFAQADSDIASLNDAIGKKIAFTSWTGSSGFVMPIGTLIERGLITVEGNDFPALERALQQSFTSTVVSGGYKQSMQLLLDGTVDVVGGSHDALEKYVDEGDRKKLKSVERLGKVPSHPVVVRKDLSPEIRAKFVAAMLKLNQPEHLQVLKDLYGVDGLVTATTQEHLGDFGPKLDALVGLHDKVLKK
- a CDS encoding DUF2283 domain-containing protein, which gives rise to MGEHSYDFENDILTFKIKDRNYSLSEEFNNLVMDIDTEGFITGLRIFDASKVFKLSKQALNCIKSFEFHTEVENNIINFQLRFQYILRNKKTVIQGQDFIREATDSTIKNSEVSCSTA
- the dph5 gene encoding diphthine synthase → MALHLIGIGLGTEKDITVKGLELVKKADIVYLECYTSLLPCSVDDLEAFYGKQIILVTRDDVEADQNKIIEQAKTKNVALLVIGDALSATTHIDLLLRIQEQQIPFSVVHNVSIMTAVGVVGLQLYKYGKTTSITFPEKNFMPETCYDVVKMNKNIGLHTLLLLDLHPSENKFMTVNQGLQYLLAIEQKRKEDVISEESLVIGCARIGSDNLIKVGTIKELLVFDFDKAPHCIIIPSNLHFMEEEALKKLWRWKG